The following coding sequences are from one bacterium window:
- a CDS encoding amidase — translation MNILSRREFIIRSAALSAAFPFVKLSAKADPAGKGARNVEDYVFSSAVDVAQAIRRGDISSLELTELMFRRIDAINPQINAVVTLMREEALARAREADVARAKGKFSGPLHGVPVTVKDAFDIKGVRITYGMPAFKDHIATRDAAVVERLRRAGAVLLGVTNVPFMLNDHQSYNDIFGQTNNPWDLTRTPGGSTGGGAAALAAGLGYLTPGSDIGGSIRCPAHFCGVCGHKPTLNVVPTRGHMQFSPDDFDPPNYLAVAGPLARYAKDLRLALEVLGGPDGDEAVAYNWKLPSPRQRHLKDYRLGYLLDDKLCPVSSDVRAMLADAVTALRNAGATLTEGWPEGVDPEGEYHNFFFLLQATFAFETREEKLAELRDRAKKQDGTWEYFNALAQAGPHKTFIDAQSKQMKARANWQDFFRTHDAFLLPTAFVPAFKHDHRPWKERILETPEGPRRYGDLLFWISFATHTGHPATVVPVGLTKEGLPVGAQIIGPYLEDDTSIDLAMKIEELLGGFHPPKGY, via the coding sequence ATGAACATTCTATCCCGTCGTGAATTTATCATCAGGAGCGCTGCGCTTTCTGCGGCATTTCCCTTCGTGAAACTCAGCGCGAAGGCCGATCCCGCAGGAAAGGGAGCGCGGAACGTCGAAGATTATGTATTTTCTTCGGCCGTCGACGTCGCTCAAGCCATTCGCCGCGGCGACATCTCTTCGCTTGAGCTGACGGAGCTGATGTTCAGGCGCATCGATGCGATCAACCCGCAGATCAATGCCGTGGTCACCCTGATGCGCGAGGAGGCGCTTGCCCGCGCCAGGGAAGCGGATGTGGCCCGCGCCAAAGGCAAATTTTCCGGCCCGCTCCACGGAGTGCCGGTCACCGTGAAAGACGCCTTCGACATAAAGGGCGTGCGAATAACCTACGGCATGCCGGCCTTCAAAGACCATATCGCAACGCGGGACGCGGCGGTGGTCGAACGTCTCCGCCGTGCCGGCGCCGTCCTGCTGGGAGTGACCAACGTGCCGTTCATGCTGAACGATCATCAGAGTTACAACGACATTTTCGGCCAGACGAACAATCCTTGGGACCTCACCCGCACGCCGGGCGGCTCGACCGGCGGAGGCGCCGCGGCGCTGGCCGCAGGCCTCGGCTACCTCACCCCGGGCAGCGACATCGGCGGTTCCATCCGCTGCCCGGCCCACTTCTGCGGCGTGTGCGGCCATAAGCCGACGCTGAATGTCGTTCCTACACGAGGTCATATGCAATTTTCTCCGGACGATTTCGACCCACCCAACTACCTCGCCGTGGCCGGCCCGCTCGCGCGATACGCGAAAGACCTTAGGCTCGCCCTGGAGGTCCTCGGCGGTCCGGATGGCGACGAGGCTGTGGCCTATAACTGGAAACTCCCTTCGCCTCGGCAGCGGCATCTGAAAGATTATCGCCTAGGCTACTTGCTCGATGACAAACTTTGTCCGGTGTCTTCCGATGTGCGGGCGATGCTGGCCGACGCCGTCACTGCGTTGCGCAACGCCGGCGCCACCCTGACCGAAGGATGGCCGGAAGGCGTTGATCCCGAAGGAGAATATCATAACTTCTTTTTTCTCCTTCAAGCCACTTTTGCCTTTGAAACAAGAGAAGAAAAGCTGGCTGAATTGCGCGACCGGGCGAAAAAACAGGACGGAACCTGGGAATACTTCAACGCGCTCGCACAGGCGGGACCTCACAAGACCTTCATCGACGCGCAGAGCAAACAGATGAAGGCAAGGGCGAACTGGCAGGACTTCTTTCGCACACACGACGCCTTTCTCCTGCCGACCGCCTTTGTACCGGCCTTCAAACATGACCACCGTCCTTGGAAAGAGCGAATTCTGGAGACTCCCGAAGGCCCGCGGCGCTACGGAGATTTGCTCTTCTGGATCTCCTTCGCCACGCATACCGGCCATCCCGCCACGGTCGTGCCCGTGGGCCTGACGAAAGAAGGCCTCCCGGTAGGTGCGCAGATCATCGGGCCGTACCTGGAGGATGATACATCGATCGATCTGGCGATGAAAATTGAAGAACTCCTTGGCGGCTTCCACCCGCCGAAGGGATATTAA
- a CDS encoding L-2-amino-thiazoline-4-carboxylic acid hydrolase, giving the protein MKTERCAFSSRREFLQGLLSGGTLLCSGCGLLSAAGRVQDSPPNKAARHKFLEDSGLTVSEAFRFAFQWTYIPLMKELAAQIGREKLVEMVKEATGVYGGQWARDYARRLQKKDLDAFFSWDVLDPTIENAEHRKHLWSHLYTTQTIEHTPKSFEMKVTECLCAQTFREMNAADFGFATICYLDEAFASAFDQRLKLTRTKTLMLGDDCCDFRYVWEG; this is encoded by the coding sequence ATGAAGACCGAACGATGTGCCTTTTCAAGCCGCAGGGAATTCCTGCAGGGGCTGCTTTCTGGAGGGACCCTGTTGTGTTCTGGCTGCGGCTTGCTCTCGGCCGCGGGCAGAGTTCAGGACAGTCCCCCAAACAAGGCTGCCCGACACAAATTTCTCGAGGACTCGGGCTTGACGGTGAGCGAAGCCTTTAGGTTTGCATTCCAGTGGACTTACATCCCCTTGATGAAGGAACTCGCTGCTCAAATCGGGCGAGAAAAACTCGTCGAGATGGTCAAAGAGGCCACAGGTGTCTATGGGGGTCAGTGGGCAAGAGATTACGCCCGGCGGCTTCAAAAAAAGGACCTCGACGCTTTTTTTAGCTGGGACGTACTTGATCCAACCATTGAAAACGCGGAACACAGAAAACACTTGTGGTCACATCTCTACACCACTCAGACGATCGAGCACACGCCAAAATCATTCGAAATGAAGGTGACCGAATGTCTCTGTGCTCAGACGTTCCGGGAAATGAACGCAGCGGATTTCGGCTTTGCCACAATCTGCTACTTGGATGAAGCCTTTGCCTCCGCCTTTGACCAGAGACTCAAATTGACACGAACAAAAACATTAATGTTAGGCGACGATTGCTGCGATTTCCGCTATGTCTGGGAAGGATAG
- a CDS encoding esterase family protein, whose translation MKKACMAFVLLSLVCTSAFAQRFKVSYPEDILNEPFTGKVFLFLSKIHRNPKDAQIGLELFPCYAVQAKGIKPGGAVTFDDHATSFPVSLSDLERGEYSVQAIWDRNLGGRSIATSPGNIYSQAIQVTLTKNTKKVFKIECNQIMPALAFVETDLVKELKVPSRLLSDFHHRAVTIDAAVLLPDEYLTEPDRKFPVLFFVFGFGGDYHVHSGTRGEKMRLPHSTPCIRVYLDGNCPLGHAVYANSENNGPWGDSLVEEFIPSLEKRFRCNGARLLTGHSSGGWSVLWLQTHYPKIFAGCWSSAPDPVDFRSFLNVDLYTEKNLFVDNHGELRPLAVIGRFPWIYLRDVYRMESVICRGEQQHSFEAVFSEKGGDGRPESLCNPETGEINPGIVAQWKKYDIALYLKREWDRIKEDLDGKVRISVGEGDNWHLYLSVHLLEEEMKKLGSTFQFAYYPGDHFILSSSRYREGGEQFLEQKYREWLEKNTGNEK comes from the coding sequence ATGAAAAAAGCGTGTATGGCCTTTGTCTTGTTGTCGCTTGTCTGTACTTCTGCCTTTGCCCAGCGTTTCAAGGTCAGCTATCCGGAAGACATTCTCAATGAACCGTTCACGGGAAAAGTGTTCTTATTTTTATCCAAGATTCATCGGAATCCGAAAGATGCCCAGATTGGACTGGAGTTGTTTCCCTGCTACGCGGTTCAGGCTAAAGGCATCAAGCCGGGAGGCGCGGTGACTTTCGATGATCATGCCACATCCTTTCCGGTTTCACTTTCGGATTTGGAGCGTGGAGAGTACTCCGTCCAGGCTATCTGGGACAGGAACCTGGGCGGGCGTTCCATTGCCACCAGCCCGGGAAATATCTATTCGCAGGCAATTCAAGTGACCCTGACGAAGAACACGAAAAAGGTCTTCAAGATCGAATGTAACCAGATCATGCCCGCTCTGGCTTTTGTGGAAACCGATCTGGTGAAAGAACTTAAGGTTCCTTCCCGGTTGTTGAGCGATTTTCATCATCGGGCCGTGACCATCGATGCCGCGGTATTGCTTCCCGATGAATATCTCACAGAACCGGATAGAAAATTCCCCGTTCTGTTTTTTGTTTTCGGCTTCGGCGGCGATTATCATGTTCATTCCGGAACCAGGGGCGAGAAGATGAGGCTTCCCCATTCCACTCCTTGTATCCGAGTGTACCTGGACGGCAATTGTCCGCTGGGGCATGCGGTCTATGCCAACAGCGAAAACAACGGTCCCTGGGGCGATTCCCTGGTGGAAGAATTCATTCCTTCGCTAGAAAAGCGGTTCCGGTGCAACGGGGCGAGGTTGCTTACAGGGCACTCCAGCGGCGGTTGGTCGGTATTATGGCTGCAAACACATTATCCCAAGATATTTGCCGGATGCTGGTCAAGCGCCCCCGACCCAGTGGACTTCCGCAGTTTTTTGAACGTGGATCTATACACAGAAAAAAACTTGTTTGTTGACAATCATGGAGAATTGAGGCCGTTAGCAGTGATCGGCAGATTTCCCTGGATATACCTGAGAGACGTTTACCGGATGGAGAGCGTAATCTGCCGTGGAGAGCAGCAGCATTCTTTCGAAGCGGTGTTCAGCGAAAAGGGCGGGGATGGCCGTCCGGAAAGCCTCTGCAATCCGGAAACCGGGGAAATCAATCCGGGAATAGTGGCTCAATGGAAAAAATATGACATAGCGTTGTACTTAAAAAGGGAGTGGGATCGTATTAAAGAGGACCTCGATGGAAAAGTGAGAATTTCGGTCGGCGAGGGGGACAATTGGCACTTGTACCTTTCCGTTCATCTGCTCGAAGAAGAAATGAAAAAACTGGGTTCGACATTTCAATTCGCCTATTATCCGGGGGATCATTTCATTCTATCTTCCTCCAGGTACCGGGAAGGCGGAGAACAATTTTTAGAGCAGAAATATAGAGAGTGGCTGGAAAAAAACACGGGAAACGAGAAATGA
- a CDS encoding ester cyclase — protein MEKFRAQAKIEEQNKEIVKRFFEEWNRGNVEIADELYAPEYRWYYSSTTPNPMPRKETIEFFRMFFKAFPDANWTIQGLYPVGDRVIAWLTVRGTHKGEFQGIPATGNKVEFNGFDMFRIQDGKIVEEREETDMLGLYQQLGMELKPKGAKK, from the coding sequence TTGGAGAAGTTCAGAGCCCAGGCAAAGATAGAGGAGCAGAACAAAGAAATTGTAAAACGATTTTTTGAGGAATGGAACAGGGGAAACGTTGAGATTGCAGATGAATTATATGCGCCGGAATACCGCTGGTATTATTCATCCACTACTCCCAATCCGATGCCACGAAAAGAAACTATCGAATTTTTTAGGATGTTTTTTAAGGCGTTCCCTGATGCGAATTGGACTATTCAAGGATTGTATCCTGTCGGTGATAGGGTTATCGCCTGGCTGACCGTAAGGGGAACCCACAAAGGAGAATTTCAAGGCATCCCCGCCACTGGGAATAAGGTCGAGTTCAATGGATTCGACATGTTTCGCATTCAAGATGGAAAGATTGTCGAAGAGAGAGAAGAGACGGATATGTTGGGTCTTTATCAACAGCTCGGCATGGAGCTTAAACCAAAAGGAGCTAAGAAATAG
- a CDS encoding nuclear transport factor 2 family protein: MKNLIDRAFAVAPLSFLLSLLLIVSISSCSKPNLADIVREHVAAVNTDDIEKNLTLFTDDSVYEPDPDTKLSGKAQVRNLMEWDVVNHARLSIKNLKVKGNTVVAELTEDNEGWRLLGIDIPFTATYEFRGRKIRTVKLEFSPESWKIFEDAFRPFAKWAKQAHPEEYQKMSEAGYSAEGARLFLSLAKEWREQT; encoded by the coding sequence ATGAAAAACCTAATTGATAGAGCATTTGCAGTCGCGCCTTTATCTTTTTTGCTCTCGCTGCTATTGATAGTCTCCATTTCTTCCTGTTCTAAACCCAATCTCGCTGACATCGTCAGGGAGCATGTCGCGGCTGTCAACACTGACGACATCGAGAAGAACTTGACCTTGTTTACAGACGACAGTGTGTACGAACCGGACCCCGACACGAAGCTGTCTGGCAAAGCCCAGGTTCGGAACCTGATGGAATGGGATGTGGTCAATCATGCCAGGCTCTCCATTAAAAATCTGAAAGTCAAAGGCAACACCGTTGTTGCCGAGCTCACAGAGGATAATGAAGGCTGGAGACTCCTGGGAATTGATATCCCTTTCACAGCGACTTATGAATTCAGGGGTCGGAAGATACGAACCGTGAAGCTCGAATTCTCCCCTGAAAGCTGGAAGATCTTCGAAGATGCTTTCAGACCGTTCGCCAAGTGGGCCAAGCAAGCGCATCCGGAGGAATATCAAAAGATGAGCGAGGCGGGCTATTCGGCCGAGGGCGCCAGATTGTTCCTGTCTCTGGCGAAAGAGTGGAGAGAGCAAACATGA
- a CDS encoding amidohydrolase family protein — protein sequence MKKNLVLIVLLSVMVSFSATRPQSDKGQRVLVFTHATIINTAGGPNELDMTVVISGDRIADIKETGKIRLPQGAQVIDATGKFLIPGLWDMHAHWYDADYLPIFIANGVTGLRIMWGNLMHLKWREEIINGTRLGPRLYIGSPIIDGPQPVWPGSVSVSNEDDAREVVRKFKTMGYEFIKIYQHLPREAYYAIADESKKLGITFAGHLPSSITAIEASEAGQICIEHLSSGSLGILLACSGKEEELIKEREKAFEGVSNQPRSLSQLAAYRNYANKVLETYNDAKASSLFSLFAGNNTWQCPTLTCLRGYRYLDDKNFTDDARLKYMPEAERESWDLKNIPSVSSNTPEDWALEKKIYNKELEIAGIMNQAGVKFIAGTDVANPYCFPGFSLHDELSLFVQAGFTPLEALQTATYNAAEFLGQLDSLGTVEVGKSADLVLLDANPLEDINNTRKITAVVVGGKYYPRTSLDEMLVRIETLAAQKSIAENLLQTINEKDLPAAIAQYHELKNTQFDNYDFRESELNTLGYQLLRMNKIIEAIEIFKLNVEAYPQSSNVYDSLGEAYMINGDKELAINNYEKSLELNPKNSNAVEMLKKLKQE from the coding sequence ATGAAAAAGAATTTGGTTTTGATAGTCCTTCTTTCTGTCATGGTTTCTTTTTCAGCAACCCGACCACAATCGGACAAGGGACAAAGAGTACTTGTTTTCACTCACGCCACGATCATCAATACCGCTGGCGGACCGAATGAACTCGACATGACCGTCGTGATCAGCGGCGACCGTATCGCGGACATTAAAGAAACAGGAAAAATCCGTCTGCCGCAAGGAGCGCAGGTAATTGACGCAACCGGCAAATTTCTGATCCCGGGTCTCTGGGACATGCATGCCCATTGGTATGATGCTGATTACCTTCCGATTTTTATAGCCAATGGAGTAACCGGTCTTCGTATCATGTGGGGTAATCTCATGCACCTTAAGTGGAGGGAAGAGATTATTAACGGTACAAGGTTGGGCCCACGATTGTATATCGGCAGCCCTATCATTGACGGACCTCAACCAGTATGGCCTGGTTCCGTTAGTGTCAGCAATGAGGATGATGCGCGGGAAGTAGTAAGAAAATTTAAAACCATGGGTTATGAATTTATTAAGATCTATCAACACCTTCCCCGTGAAGCCTACTATGCCATTGCCGATGAATCAAAGAAACTGGGTATAACTTTTGCTGGACATTTACCTTCATCTATCACAGCAATAGAAGCCTCTGAAGCCGGGCAGATTTGTATAGAGCATTTGTCCAGCGGGTCACTCGGAATTTTATTAGCCTGCTCCGGAAAAGAGGAAGAGTTAATAAAAGAAAGAGAAAAAGCCTTTGAAGGAGTTTCAAATCAACCCCGGTCGCTTTCTCAGTTGGCAGCATATAGAAACTACGCCAATAAAGTCCTGGAAACCTACAACGATGCAAAAGCTTCCTCCTTATTCTCCCTGTTCGCCGGAAACAACACATGGCAATGCCCTACATTGACATGTCTGAGAGGTTACAGGTATCTGGATGATAAAAACTTCACTGATGACGCACGCCTGAAATACATGCCTGAGGCCGAAAGAGAATCATGGGATCTGAAGAACATTCCGTCTGTCTCCTCCAATACCCCGGAAGATTGGGCTCTTGAAAAAAAGATCTACAATAAAGAACTGGAAATAGCCGGTATCATGAATCAGGCAGGAGTGAAGTTCATTGCGGGAACAGATGTAGCGAATCCCTATTGTTTCCCCGGTTTCAGCCTGCACGATGAGTTAAGCCTGTTTGTTCAGGCTGGATTTACTCCATTGGAAGCCCTTCAAACTGCTACCTACAACGCAGCAGAATTCCTGGGTCAGCTCGATTCACTTGGAACGGTGGAGGTTGGCAAAAGCGCAGACCTTGTTTTGCTGGATGCAAATCCTCTTGAGGATATCAATAATACAAGAAAAATAACTGCCGTAGTGGTTGGTGGCAAATATTATCCGAGGACATCACTTGATGAAATGCTGGTAAGGATCGAAACTCTTGCTGCTCAAAAGTCCATTGCGGAAAATCTGCTTCAAACAATAAACGAAAAAGATCTGCCAGCAGCCATTGCACAATATCATGAGTTGAAGAATACCCAGTTTGACAATTATGATTTCAGGGAGAGCGAACTGAATACCCTGGGCTATCAGCTTCTGAGGATGAATAAAATCATTGAGGCTATCGAAATCTTCAAACTGAATGTCGAAGCTTATCCGCAATCTTCCAATGTCTATGACAGTCTAGGGGAAGCTTATATGATCAATGGTGACAAGGAGCTTGCGATTAATAATTACGAGAAATCACTCGAATTGAATCCCAAGAATTCAAACGCTGTTGAGATGCTGAAAAAGCTGAAACAAGAATGA
- a CDS encoding tetratricopeptide repeat protein, which produces MMITKDGVVKILDFGLAKLKGQIGLTKAGVTLGTAAYMSPEQARGEQLDHRTDIWSLGVLLYEMLMGQLPFKGEYEQAVIYSILNEEPEPLTALRTDLPTELDRIVNKAIAKNPLQRYQQMGDFQADLKSLQTRLEAAKAKAKPTEPKFYKRKLFYFVGGLIALIAALILAKIVWFKAPQEAIDSIAVLPFVNLSADPEQEYFSDGMTEALITELSTIKALRVISRTSIMHYKKTDKKLPEIARELHVKAVVEGSVQRVQDMVRINAQLVRAEPEEHLWAKPFTKSLANILELQSEVALAIANEIKIVVTPEEKRQLASSRPVNPEAHEAYLKGRYYVCKFTPEAAKKGLEYYEQAIEKDPNYAPAYAELAVTYFWLGQPLGALNPQREAFSKSKAAAIKAVELDDKLAEAHAALAIATLFYDWDWESAERGYKRALELNPNSADAHREYAIYLGMIGRHRESIAEVQRALDLDPFNLAVRALVGELFWYGREYDRAIEQLQKTLELDPNFARVHLVLWGVYEAKGMYSEAVATWQKYLSLTGVSPEEVAAVGNAYATGGMRGVYRWWLERSKEKSKQGYVRPIYFAWDYAALGEKDQAFAWLEKAYQERSSGLLFLKVDPSFDNLRSDPRFTALLKKVGLEK; this is translated from the coding sequence GTGATGATTACCAAAGATGGTGTGGTAAAGATTCTGGATTTTGGTCTGGCTAAATTGAAAGGCCAAATCGGGCTGACAAAAGCTGGCGTGACCCTCGGCACGGCAGCGTATATGTCGCCAGAGCAGGCACGTGGCGAACAGCTTGATCACCGAACGGACATCTGGTCTTTGGGTGTGTTGCTGTATGAAATGCTGATGGGACAGTTGCCCTTCAAAGGCGAGTATGAGCAGGCGGTTATCTATTCGATTCTGAATGAAGAGCCAGAACCATTAACCGCATTACGAACTGATTTACCCACAGAATTAGACCGCATCGTCAACAAAGCTATTGCTAAAAATCCATTACAACGCTATCAACAGATGGGTGATTTTCAGGCGGATTTGAAATCACTCCAAACACGGCTGGAAGCGGCAAAAGCCAAAGCAAAACCAACCGAGCCAAAGTTTTACAAAAGAAAATTATTCTATTTCGTTGGTGGTCTGATCGCTCTCATAGCGGCGCTGATCCTGGCAAAGATAGTCTGGTTCAAAGCGCCTCAAGAGGCGATTGATTCGATCGCGGTGCTGCCGTTCGTGAATCTGTCGGCTGATCCGGAACAGGAATATTTTTCGGATGGGATGACCGAAGCGTTGATTACCGAACTATCGACAATCAAAGCGCTGCGGGTGATCTCACGGACTTCGATCATGCATTACAAGAAGACCGACAAAAAATTGCCCGAAATTGCCCGTGAACTCCATGTGAAGGCCGTTGTCGAAGGTTCGGTGCAGCGGGTACAGGACATGGTACGCATCAACGCCCAATTGGTGCGGGCAGAACCGGAAGAACATTTGTGGGCGAAACCATTCACGAAAAGTTTAGCTAATATCCTGGAACTGCAGAGTGAAGTGGCTCTGGCAATCGCCAACGAGATTAAGATTGTTGTCACGCCAGAAGAGAAGAGACAATTGGCAAGCTCGCGCCCTGTCAATCCTGAGGCGCACGAGGCGTATCTCAAGGGTCGCTATTACGTATGTAAATTCACGCCGGAGGCCGCTAAGAAAGGCCTTGAGTATTATGAGCAGGCAATTGAAAAGGATCCGAACTACGCTCCGGCTTACGCCGAACTGGCCGTCACCTACTTTTGGCTTGGACAGCCTCTCGGCGCACTAAACCCCCAAAGGGAAGCGTTCTCCAAGTCGAAGGCTGCCGCGATAAAAGCCGTGGAGCTGGATGACAAGCTCGCCGAAGCACACGCGGCTCTGGCAATTGCGACATTGTTTTACGACTGGGACTGGGAGAGCGCCGAAAGAGGATATAAGCGCGCCCTTGAGCTAAACCCGAACTCTGCGGACGCTCACAGGGAATATGCGATCTATTTAGGGATGATAGGGCGGCATCGAGAATCCATCGCTGAGGTTCAACGTGCTTTGGATTTGGATCCGTTCAACCTTGCTGTAAGAGCACTTGTGGGAGAGCTATTCTGGTATGGGCGGGAATACGATCGAGCGATAGAACAATTGCAGAAGACACTTGAACTGGACCCGAACTTCGCCCGAGTGCACTTGGTGCTCTGGGGGGTTTATGAGGCAAAAGGGATGTATAGCGAAGCCGTCGCAACGTGGCAGAAGTATTTGTCGCTTACCGGAGTTAGCCCGGAGGAAGTAGCGGCTGTTGGAAATGCCTATGCGACGGGCGGTATGAGAGGCGTCTATCGCTGGTGGCTGGAGAGATCGAAAGAAAAATCGAAACAGGGCTATGTCCGGCCGATTTACTTTGCATGGGACTATGCAGCCTTGGGCGAGAAGGACCAGGCATTCGCATGGTTAGAAAAAGCATATCAGGAGCGCAGTAGCGGGTTACTGTTCCTCAAAGTAGATCCAAGCTTTGACAACCTGCGCTCGGACCCTAGGTTCACTGCATTACTGAAGAAAGTGGGGTTGGAGAAATAG
- a CDS encoding aminopeptidase, protein MEKWARVLVRYSLDLQPGQSLLIRSVPEAKELVLAVYREALLAGAYPYIRCDLPGQLEILFRTATDDQLANLHALERLEIGYVDAALRIDAPANTRELTGVNPKRSQIVRKSRGMILDIVLQRVARKELKRCLTDYPANALAQEAEMGLGEYRDFVFKACKLDESDPAAAWKNESVEQHEIARRFQGKDKVSLKGPNIDLTLSIKGRPFVVCDGKVNFPDGEIYTSPLENSANGWVRFSYPAIYYGRQVDNVELWFENGKVVREKAAQGQDFLTGMLDTDEGARRLGELGIGTNYGIKRFTKNMLFDEKMGGTIHLALGHGLPESGGVNVSALHWDMLCDMSQGEIFVDGELIYKNGRFIKSASDNK, encoded by the coding sequence ATGGAGAAATGGGCCCGGGTCCTGGTTCGCTATTCCCTCGACCTCCAGCCCGGACAGTCGCTTTTGATCCGGTCCGTACCCGAAGCCAAAGAGCTCGTCCTTGCCGTGTACAGGGAAGCGCTGCTTGCCGGCGCCTATCCATATATCCGGTGCGATTTGCCCGGACAGTTGGAGATCCTTTTCCGAACCGCCACGGACGACCAATTGGCGAATTTGCATGCCCTCGAGCGTTTGGAAATAGGCTATGTTGACGCTGCCCTCCGTATTGATGCCCCGGCCAATACGAGAGAGCTGACCGGCGTGAATCCCAAACGGTCCCAGATCGTTCGGAAATCGAGAGGCATGATCCTCGATATCGTCTTACAGCGCGTCGCGCGCAAAGAACTGAAGCGCTGTCTCACGGATTATCCCGCCAACGCCCTGGCCCAGGAAGCCGAAATGGGCTTGGGAGAATACCGGGATTTCGTTTTCAAGGCCTGCAAGCTCGACGAGTCCGACCCCGCCGCCGCTTGGAAGAATGAGTCTGTCGAACAGCACGAAATCGCCCGGCGCTTTCAGGGTAAAGATAAAGTCTCCCTCAAGGGTCCGAACATCGATCTGACCCTGTCGATCAAAGGAAGGCCGTTCGTCGTCTGCGACGGGAAGGTCAACTTTCCTGACGGAGAGATTTATACCTCCCCGCTGGAGAATTCGGCCAACGGATGGGTTCGATTCAGCTACCCGGCCATTTACTATGGTCGACAGGTGGACAACGTGGAGCTGTGGTTTGAGAACGGGAAGGTGGTCAGGGAAAAGGCCGCCCAAGGCCAAGATTTCTTGACGGGGATGCTGGACACGGATGAAGGCGCGCGCCGGCTCGGAGAGCTGGGCATCGGCACGAACTACGGCATCAAACGCTTCACCAAGAATATGCTCTTTGACGAGAAAATGGGGGGCACCATCCATCTGGCCCTCGGACACGGGCTCCCCGAAAGCGGGGGAGTCAACGTTTCCGCTCTCCACTGGGACATGCTTTGCGACATGTCGCAGGGGGAGATTTTCGTGGACGGCGAACTAATTTATAAGAACGGCCGCTTTATCAAATCAGCGTCTGATAATAAATAG